The DNA sequence AAAACGAAATGAAGTTCAAATGCTAATTTCTGGAAATAACGGTTTTATTTGCGAAGAATGCATCGAACAGGCACATGGTATCGTAAAGGAAACAAGTGCGTCGCACAGTTCTTCTCCTGCAGAAACGATTGAGGATTTAAAGAAACCGAAAGAAATAAAGGAATTCTTGGATCAATATGTCATTGGACAGGATCAGGCAAAAAAGCAATTGTCAGTTGCGGTATATAATCACTATAAAAGATTATTGCATGCAAAAGATGAGAACCGTGAAGTAGAGATTGAAAAATCAAATGTCATCATGATTGGTGAAACTGGTACAGGAAAGACACTTTTGGCAAAATCGATTGCGAGAGAATTGAATGTTCCTTTCTGTATTGTAGATGCAACGATTCTTACAGAAGCCGGTTACGTTGGTGAAGATGTGGAAAGCATATTGTCCCGACTTTTAATGGTAGCAGATTATGACGTAGAGAAAGCAGAAAAGGGAATTGTATTTATTGATGAAATCGATAAAATTGCACGTAAATCTGATAATCCAAGTATTACCAGAGACGTTTCTGGTGAAGGAGTTCAGCAAGGTTTATTGAAATTATTAGAAGGAAGTATTGTCAATGTTCCGCCACAAGGTGGAAGAAAGCATCCTGATCAAAAATACATTCAAGTAAATACGCAAAATATTCTGTTTATCGCAGGTGGAGCTTTTGATGGTATAAAAGAAATTATTGAACGTCGATTGAATAAACAAGCGATCGGTTTCAGTGCGGAAAAATTAAATAAAGTTGAGGAAGAAGAATATATCTTAAGTCAGCTTAATGCAATTGATTTGAGGAAATTTGGTTTGATCCCAGAACTTTTAGGTAGATTTCCAATCATTACATATCTTGACAAGTTAACTAAAGAAACGATGATTCGGATTATGAAAGAGCCGAAAAACTCAATCGTTAATCAGTTTGTAGAATTGTTTAAAATGGATGGAGTAGAACTGAAGTTTACAGATGATGGCTTAGAAAGTATTGTAGAAGAGACTATGGATAAGGGACTTGGCGCAAGAGGACTTCGCGGAACAACTGAAAAAGTCCTTGAAGATTACATGTTCAATATTGCTGCACAGAAGAAAGTTGTAATAAACCGTAAAAACACCCATTTTTAAGTTATTTAGTAGATTTTTCTTGCTAAGTATAAAAAATAACTATCTTTGTAGCGCAATCTTTTTCTTTTTATAAAAACACAAACACAAATAATAATGAAAAAAAATCTATTAACGATAGGATTTTTAACGTTGACTTTGTCACTAAGTGCACAAGTAGTGTGCCACGTTGACAGCGACGGAATATTCTATGTCGGAGAGAACGCGTTAGTTTATAACGGCGGTGGTGTTCAGACCAAAGGTAATGGTATCTACGATATTAAAGGTAATGTGATGGTCGTAGGGGGAACAGGAGGCTCTGGTCTTAGAACTTATACTACTTCAGGAGGTAATAAAACGGATGGAGGAAATTTTATTTTGAGATTTAATAATCCAGCCGATATTGCTGAATCTACTTATGGCCAACTTTATATTCAAGGTTTGACCCAAGGTAATATTACAGCAATTGTTAATAAAGAATTTTTGGCAAAGAAACATGGTACTTACCAGCAGATTGCAATGCCATTTTCGAATAAGTTAATTTCTTCCCTTTCAACTGAATTTGGGAAAACTTTCAATAATACACGTAGATCTCAAAACGAAGTTTTGGTTTATAATAATAGAGATGTAGTTGCTGATAATTTAAATATTTCTTCAACAACACCTAAGAATACTTCCTACTTTATGTTGGGATCGAAAAATTTTGATTCTGGCGCCCCAACTTCTGGTTCTGTTTATACTATTAAAGGAGTTCCTTATGCAAACGGTGTGATAGAAACGCTAACTGATGCAGGTTTGAATACGCCTTTCGGAACTAATGGGAACGGAATTAATGCTTACAACGAAAAATATAATTCGTATTTACAAGATAACTGGGATTATTTAACTAATACTTCAGCTCCTTGGTCTGTGCCTACTTTCGGACGGAATATTTATCAGTTTGGGAATCCTTATCTGACCAATCTAGATTTAAAATTTATTGGAATAACAGAAGCGGGAACTACAAATGATGGAAATGAATTGGTTCAAATAAGAGGTATTCGGTTTGATTCTGGAAATGTTGTTTCAGATGCAAATGGTGCTACTTACGATACCAATGCACAGTTTGTTAATTTTACAGATCCTGGAAATATGCCAATCGGTGATGTTGGTGTGGTGATTAAACCTATGCAGGTTTTTGTTATTAAATTAGCTACCAATGATGAAGATGCAACAGAAAGACAATTAAATTTCGATGGATTACGTAGATTCAAAATGACGGCGAGACAAGGTGGGACTGATTATTCTGTTACCGCTGCAAAGGGAACTACACAAGTTTCTTCTGGAACTGTAAAACAATTAGGAATTATAGCTTTAGACGCAAATGGTGAAGAGCTTGCTCGAACCTATTATGTTGTATATCCAACTGCTATTTCTGGCAAAACATCTAACCATACTGTCCAAACTACTTTAGGTAGTGGTAGCATCATTGGTACCTATGAAGAAGATGCGATTAATGGTGGGTATGATATGAATTTAATTAATACCTACTGGCTTTATATCAATGAAGCAAATGAAACTGATTTTTATGGAAAAGCAATTCCTTTAGCATTGTATAGCGGTTCCATTAAATCTTTAAAATTCGAAATTCGAGAAAATACTGAATTAATAGATAATAATGTACATGCATTATCATCTGGTACAGGTTTTTATTATAAAGGGAATAATGGTGTTGTTGCCGAAATCGCACAAAACCAGATCATTCCTGTAACTGGGGATGAATACAGTTTATATTATGGAAATTCAATTACTTTAGGAACAGGTTCTTCAAGTAAGCCAAGCAGGACTCAAGTGGTTTACAGCCAATCAACAGACAATTTCTTGGTAAGATTTGATCCCGATTGGAAAAAAGCAGATATCAATGTTTACGACATGAGCGGTAAACAAATCATCTCACAGAAAGGTGTTTCTGCAGGCAAAGACTTTGATATTGTTCTACCTAAATCAAACGCTGCGTATATCGTAACGGCTGTGTCTGAGAAAGGAGAAAAAATCAGTTCTAAAATAGTTAGATAATAAAAAAAACACAAAATTATGAAATTCCTTTATAGATCCTTTTTAATTTTATTTTTAATATTAGGAAGTCTTATGTATGCTGACAGTGGTCCAGTTGGCCCACCTTCTCCTCCTCCAGGCGGAGGTAACAATGGTGGTGGTACTTCTGGTCCTGGTGGATTAGCCTCCCCAATAGATATGTACATCTATATTTTAGCAATAGCAGCGATTTTATTCATTGTTCTTTATGCTAAAAAGGTGCAAAATAAACAAACGGTCTAAACTAACCTTTTAACAATACAAAGAACTCATTCAATTTGCAATGAGTTTTTTTTTATATTTACATTATGAAAAAAATAATATTTATTTTGAGTGTATTGGCTGCTAACTCTTACGAGGCACAGTTTAAAATCAATGTAGAAGCGCCATCTTCATTTACGCCGAAAGAAGTTTATCTCTATACGCTAAATGGTTCCAAAGATGTCCTTAATGGCAAAGAACTAAAGAAAGGGAATTCGTGGCAAATCAGCGTCGATAAACCTTATACTGGGATGATGAAGTTATATTTCCCGGAGAATAATGCGTCCATCAATTTTATCTCAGAGAATAAAGACGTCAAAATGAAGTTTGAAACTGAGAAAGATAAGATTGTCAATATTGATTATTTGGACGAGGCAAATCATGTAATGAATGAAATGCAGGATGTTCAGAAAAAGAAAGAATTTATCTTGCCTGCTTTATATCAGATACAGGAGTACTATAAGACTAAAAGTGATTTTGCAACAGCACTAAATAATGAAGTCCTTCGTCTTTCAAAGGCTACTCCAGATCTTAGTAAATTTCCTTTTGTTACTTACTATAGTACCAACTATAACAAGTTCTTGGAAAAGAGTGCAAAAAATAGTGTTGTAACTCATGACGAAATCATCAGCTTTTTGACCAAATCAAATGAGATGCTTGAGAGCTCTTCTCTTTTGAGACCAGTTCTTGTAGCGTATTTAAATGCAGGATCCAGTGCTACTTTAGGTGCAGATGTGGATAAGTTGCTTAAGGCTGTTAATGTAGAAACTCCTCGTGGACAAACAGTCCTTTCTGAGCTTATTGAGATCTTTGATACTTATGGGATGCAGGATATGAAAGACAAGTATCTTACCGAAGCTAAGAGTTTGAAATGCACGATTAATGAAAGGTTAACAAATACTATTGCAACAAACGTTAACACAGAAATTGGAGCAACATTTCCTAATTATGTTTTCAATAGAGTGACGAATACTAAAGCTAAATCTCTTTACGATGTGAAGGCAGATAAGAAGGTTATTGTCTTTTGGGCGTCTACATGTTCACACTGTGAAAGTGAATTACCAAAGCTTATTGAAAAATATAATGCGGTTAAAGCCATAAAAGGAGAGGTTATTGCCTTTTCTTTAGATAATGATGCTGTTCCCTATGGAAATAAAGTTAAAATGTTGCCTTGGATTAATGACTCTGAATTGAAAGGTTGGAATAGCTCATTTGCAGATACTTACAATGTAAAAGCGACACCAACTTACTATATTTTGGATAGTAATAATAAGATTATTGCCAAGCCAGATCATGCTGCAGACGTAATTTCTTATTTAAAGTTAAATTAATCTTTGCTACCTCGTAAAATATTTTTATATTTGCACCACCTTAAAAAAGGCGAGGTAGCTCAGTTGGTTAGAGCGCAGGATTCATAACCCTGAGGTCACGGGTTCAATTCCCGTCTTCGCTACAAAAAAGTCCAGTATTTATACTGGACTTTTTCTTTTATATAGCATTCTATTTTACTCGATCTCCGGAATTTTACTTTGAGATATTTCATTTTAAAAAAAATGATGAGACTATTTTCTAGTTTTATTTAATAGTCTGCGCTTTCATCTCCTATCATTGGTTTTGTAAAAACCTTAACTTATTTTATAATAAATAACTTTGTTGTTAGAGAATTTAGTCATATATTTACAACGCTTTAGGAATGGCATTTGTCATGATTAAAGCATAAATTTTTTTTCATCATTTGTGTTTTTAGAATCGCACCGTAAGGTGCGATTCTTTTTTTTGTGCCTTATGTTCTTCATTGATAACGGATAAGTAAGTCGATGAAGTAGGAGTAAGTGATGCTGCCATCCTGTTGATTGCTTTTTAGAAATAAATCATTGGTGAAGCCGAAGAACACATCCAAAAGTCCTTCATGCTTTTTAATGAAAACTTTTTCAGCAAGTCGATCTCGTTTCATTTCTGGAGAATAGTGTTCTAAAATATTCTTAACAAACTCTTCATCTTTGTCAACCAGATAATTAACTAAAGACTTCAAAACAAAATATTCAGTACTGTATTTCAAATCAGTATTTTTCGAATCTTTGCCAATTAAAAAACCGATGAAATTAGCTTCTTGCTCTTTTGCGTAGCCTAACTGATGCGCGCTCTCATGTGAAAGCGTAAATGGGATATAAGTTGACGGTAGAGTTGAATTATACTGCGCTTCTGCCGTAAAAGGATTGTAGTAACCTAAAATCCCAGTGTAACTCATAATTGGCTTAAATAAGCTCGATTTGAAGGCCAGAATTCCTGTCCCTTTCTTATTATTTAAATGGAATGGTAGTTTCATCTGGTTCCTCAGTATTTCAGCTTTAATAAGCGTTGTGTTTGAGATAATAAATACTCCATTGTGATCTTCTCTTACTAAAGTTCTCGTTTGTTTACAAAGCTCAAGATAGTCTAAGGCAAGGGCTTTTACTTCCTCTACATTAATCTCTTTTTCTGGTAACTTTTCAAGGATCGGCTTTTGAAAGTAAAGCATGCCCCAAAATAGTTGATAGGTGAAATAAAGGATGTTCAGAAGAATTAATAATTTTAAAGAATAGCTTTTTCGACTGCTCTTTTTTATAATTTTATAAATAAAAAATAGAAAGATGATTATTAATAAAATATAGAAAACATCACCGACAGAAAACGGTATTTTAAAAAAAATTTGTTGATGAATTCTTTTTTGAATCTCAAAGAAACTCTCAAAGACTTTAATGGCATAATTAACCTTTGAAAGAATTAAAAACAAAAGAAATTGGGCAAGTAATAAACCTGCCCAAAATCTTTTCTTACTATATGTGCAACTCTTTTTAATGAGCATTTTCTTTTTGAATTTGATCTAAGCTAATACCTTGGTTTTTCAATATCTTAGTCACTCTTAATGCGTAAAATACAAGATATGCGAAACAAATAACACCCACGATATAACTAAAATGAATATTGGTGTAATCAGCAAGCATCCCCTGAAGCCAAGAAACGATACCACCACCCATAATCATCATAATTAAGAAACCGGAACCTTGATTGGTGTGTTTTCCTAATCCATTAATTGCTAAAGCAAAGATACAAGGCCAAAGTGTAGAACAGAATAAACCTACACTTGTGAAAGCGTAAACTGAGGTCATTCCCGTGGTCATCATTCCGATGATTAAGGAAAGGATTCCCATTGATGAAAATATCAGTAGCATTCTTGCTGGATTTCCTTTGCTTAAAATATCACACACAATCATTACTAAAATGATCACTCCATAAATATAGAAATGGGATAAATCGTGACGGGCAATTGCATTAACCAAAAGAAAAACGCCAAATGCTAAATAAGGTGCGATAAATCTTAAAATCTTTTTTGAACCCGCCGTAATATCAAATGCTTCAACAGCACCTGTCCATCTACCAATCATTAAAGATGCCCAATATAGAGAAACGTAAGGAGCAATATCTTTTGTGGAGAAACCAAGTGAGTTTTCCATATAAGCGGGAAGGTTACTTGCGGTAGAAACTTCGACTCCAACGTAAACAAAAATGGCAATCATTCCTAATACCAGTTGTGGGTATTTCAAAGCAGAATCTCTGTGTTCACCAGCAACAACATCGTCTGTATCCTCTGTAATCGTTGGTGTAATTTGTGGAAGTGATGAGAATTTCAATAAAATAGCAACAAGTATAAAAGCGCCTCCCAAAACCATATAAGGGATTTTCACTGACTCAATACTTGCCTCAGTGTTAGAAGCCGTTGCGGAACCGAAAATAGCAAACGCAACGATCAACGGTCCAATCGTTGTTCCCAGATTATTAATTCCTCCTGCCATGGTAAGACGTTGTGATCCTGTTTCAGTTGGTCCAACTTCAATAGCAAGTGGGTTTGCTACAATTTGCTGCAGTGAAAATCCCAATCCTAAAATAAATAATCCTGTAATCATTAAAGGAAAAGATCCCATATTCGCTGCCGGATAAAACAGTAAAGTTCCCGATGCTGAAATAAGTAGGCCGACAATTAAACCATTTTTATAGCCGATTTTATTAACTACATCTTGTTTTATTGCTTTAGAAATAAACATGTAAATCAATGATCCAATTGTATATGCGACATAAAATGCCACTGAAACCAGTTGGCTTTGACCTTGGGTCAGATTAAAAGCTTTTTTAAATACTGGGATTAAAATATCATTGCTTGCAGCAACGAATCCCCAAAAGAAAAATACAGTTACCAAAGGTACAAATTGACCCCAATTGGTTTGTTTAGAATAATTAGAATTTGTCGACATATTTATTAATTAATGTTAACAAATATAACTATTTTATGTTCTCAAATTGAGCTTTTTAAAATGTTTTTGATTTTTTGATGGGCCTCTGCTTTTAGTAATTCCACAGATTCAGTAGGTTCTAGGATGTCATTAAAATAGACCTTTACTTTTCCCGGATAACCTTTGTCATATTGGAAAGGAAACATTTCCTTTAAACCTACAAATGTAAATACGGCAATCGGTGATTGATGTTTTGAGGAAAGTGTAAAAGCACCATCTTTAAAGGAATCCAAAATTACAGAAGTATTATCAGGAACACCACCTTCCGGAAAAATCACAATACTTTCTCCTTCTTCCATTCTTTCTGCGCAACGGCGGTAGACATCTGCACGGCTTCGAGGGGAAGAACGATCAACCATCACGCAAATTCTTTTATAAATAGTCCCGAAAATCGGAATTTTCACCAATTCTTTTTTACCAACATAACACAGCGGATGATGAGGCATTAAAATACATGGTAACATCACATCCATAATAGAAGTGTGGTTGGAGATAAAAACATACTGTTTATTTTTATCAATTTTTTTGGCAGTAAGTTTAATTAATTCATAGCGGAATCCCATTCCATAAAACATCCCGAAACACCACAAACGAATAAAAAAGTAAGCATACGGATAATGTTCTTTTTTAATGGAAAATAATAAAACAGGAATGCCGAGAATGGGCGTTAAAACTGCTCCTAAAATCACCATCCAACCGCGCCAGATATAATTTAAAACTTTTGTCATGTACTTTTTTAAAATTACTTTTTTATGTAAATTATTAAACGGCTATTTGTTACTTTAATGATTAGCCATTAAAAATAACTTTTTTCTTCACCGAGTAATTCAATATAGAAACCAACAAAATCGCCGCTATTTTACTTAAAATCGCTTGGCTAATAACGAAGAATCCTAAATCGAGATTATCTTTAAATGCAAATCTAAAGAAGAGCTGGAAGAAAGTTAAACTGAGTATGGTTGAGAAAAAAGAAACAAACATAAAGTACGCAAACTCTTTCCGTTTGGAATGTTTGCCACGCTCAAATACAAACCAGATACTTAAAAAATAATTGGTAATAATACCGCAACTGGTTGAAAAAACATTACTTAGCGGAAAGTGAATCCCATGAAAGTTATTTTCTTCGGAAAAAATTAATGGTAAATAAACACTGAATATTTTAAATGAACCGATTTCGATTACAGCACTCAGTCCTCCCGCAATCACGAAAAGTAATACTTGTTTTTGTTTGAGTAAAAGTTCTTTCATATTAATTGTTGCAAATTTAAAACTATATGTTAAACAATCAGAAAAACTTGTTAAAATATTTTTTCGCGTTAATATATTGTTTACTTTTATTTTGTGAAAGGGATAGGTGATGTGGTAACTTAATCATTATTAATTAGTTACTATGTTAGTAGACCAATTATAAGTTTTCAAAACCAGTCAAAATTTAATCACAAAAAAAACATGACCACACAAAGACCTTACCGAAAATTCATGCCTCAACAAAAAAAAATTGAGGAATTAGAAAAAAACAGTCCCCGTTTCAAAAGAGTGTATACTGAATACGAACTGATGTCTGACCAATTATGGGATTTGGAAAATACAGATACAACCAATATCCCAGATGATTTTATGGAAGCTATCAAATTGCAAACTGAATATTTAGAAGAAGAGATTGATGATTGGCTTTTAGATAATCCAGTACTATAAATTTTAAAAGTGGATGAATTCATATCGAGTGTGGTTTTTTAATTATTTTCACTTTCGAATCTACCGGGACCCTTGAATAATGACTGATTGAATCAGAAGCTTTATCTTTGCAGAAATTGTCGAAGAATAGTTATGAACATCAATCTCACCCAAAATAAAAATCTAAAACTCTTTAAACTTATTTCAGAAGTTGCCGAGAAAAATAATCAAACGGTTTTTATTGTTGGCGGTTACGTACGGGATTTATTGATGCACAGAAAAGCACCAACAGATATTGATTTTGTAACCGAAGGGAACGGAATCGATTTAGCCAAAGCCGTTGCACACGAAATTAATTCCAAACTAAAGGTTTCTGTTTTCAAAAATTACGGAACGGCGATGTTTAAGCATGAAGGACTTGATTTAGAATTTGTAGGCGCGCGAAAAGAAAGTTACGCTGAAGATTCCCGAAAGCCTTCTGTAGAAATCGGGACGTTGGAAGATGATCAAAAACGTCGGGATTTTACCATTAATGCTTTGGCGATTTCTTTAAATAAAGAAAATTTCGGTGAATTGATTGATCCATTTGATGGTATTCTTGATATCAAGAAAAGAATTCTCCGCACTCCTTTAGAACCCAGCCAGACTTATTCCGATGATCCTTTGCGAATGATGAGAGCGATTCGTTTTGCATCGACTTTAAATTTTAAGATTGAAGAACGTTCTTTAGCATCTATTAAAAGTGAAGTAGAAAGAATTAGAATCGTTTCTATGGAAAGAATAATGGTTGAATTTAATAAAATCATGCTTTCCGAAAAACCTTCTGTTGGATTAAAATTAATGGAGCAAACCGGAATTTTACATTTAATTATTCCAGAATTAACTGCACTAAAAGGCATTGAAGAAGTAGAGGGACAAACTCACAAAGATAATTTTTGGCATACTTTAGAAGTCGTTGATAATATTTGCGAGAACACTGATAATCTTTGGCTTCGTTGGGCAGCCTTATTACACGATATTGGGAAAGCACCAACCAAAAAATTCATGGAAGGAAATGGCTGGACTTTCCACGGACATGAATTCCTAGGTTCTAAAATGGTAAAAAACCTTTTCTATCGTTTAAAACTTCCGCTTGGAACCGATATGAAATACGTTCAGAAATTGGTCAAATTATCTTCAAGGCCGATTGCGCTTATTGATGACGGAACTTCTGATGCAGCATTACGAAGATTACTTTTTGATGCAGGCGAAGATCTGGAAGATTTATTTATTTTGAACAAAGCCGATATTACCACCAAGAATTCTTCAAAACAAGCGAAGTTCAAAAAGAATTTTGAATATGTTGCTTTGAAAATTAAAGAAGTCGAAGAGAAAGATCAAGTTCGAAATTTTCAACCACCGATTTCAGGAGAAGAAATTATGGAACTCTTTAATTTAAAACCCGGCCGAGAAATCGGAATTTTAAAAGAGAAAGTAAAAGAAGCAATTCTGGAAGGAGAAATAGGAAATGATAAAGATGAAGCCAGAAATTTTGTGATTAAAGAAGGTCAAACTCTTGGATTGATTCTAGCGTAAAAATTTTTTCAGATAAAATAAAATCCCTTTTAGACATCATGTTTAAAAGGGATTTTTGTTAAAGTATATAACGGTATGTTTTAATTTTTGTAGAAGCCACTGGTCCCTTTTCCTGCTGTAATTGTTTTAAGCAAAGTACCTGCAGTAGAATAAATTTCTACGGTACTATCTGCTGTAAATCCGTTCGCATTAGAAATAAAAATTTTACCATCAATAACACTGAAGCCATACAATGCTGACCAAGAATTATCAGTTAAGGTGAGGACTGGAGTAGTAGGGACTGCCGTACTGGTGATGTCCATCGAATAAACTTTATACCCAGAAGTGAAGTAGAATTTAGATCCATCGATTTCTAAATTAGTAGCATTTGCAATTCCAGTTAGGGTAGTTGTAGAAGAAATTGCTCCAGTAGGACTTAATTTGTAAATGTATGAATCAGTTGTCGTAGAAGCGATGGTATATACACTTCCACCAGTAGAAATAGTTTTTTGAATATTCCCATTAGGAATGATTACTTCTTTTTCTATCGTGTTAGAAGTAGGATTGATGATGGTAATTTTTTTACCTGAACCATATGAGGCATTTTGCACGAAGATTTTTCCGCTTGCTTCTACAATTCTTTCTCCAGTGTTCGTTAAATCAATTTTTTTAACAAAAGCATTTGTAGAAGTACTATATACGTTTACAAATTTTGAAGATCCAGAACTGTTGGTTACGTAATAATTATTATTTGCAAATGCGATATATCTTGGTTGAGAAACCTGGTCAGTTACTGTTGCTACTTTTTTAAAAGTATAACGGTTTACGATTTCAATTTTATTAGAATTATTAAGGATTAAATAAGCGTTATCTCCCTCAAATCCGATATTTTGAAGAACATCTCCCAAAGCAACATTTCCATTATTAGCGCTGAAAACATTATTTTCTACGGTTGCCAGATCGTTAGAAATAAACGAAACCGTTGCAGTTGGCGTTCCGAAATTACCTTCGTTAGACATGAAGATTCCATTTTCATAAGCACCTTTTGGTTGTGGCTCAACGATAGGATCATCTGTTCTACACGAAATTGTAAAAAGCAATGTGGCGGCAAATGCTGCAGAAAGTAATTTAGAAATTTTCATTTTTATATTTATTTAAAAGTTAATTAAAAGATTGGCGCTGTAATTTCTTTTTGGTAAAGGGTAATAAGCAGTTGTTTCGTATATTTCATCAAAGATATTATTAACTTTAAATCCGATTTGATAGTTTTTGAAAAAGGTTAAATTCAATCCGGCATTCATAACAAAATACGGATTAATTGCATCACGAAGTGTTTCGTCACTTGTAGTATAAGTCAGTCCATTATACAGTCCCTGAACAAAGATTTCTGCAAAACGATATTTATAAGTCGCGTTTCCAAAAATTTTATGTTGAGGTACATACATCAGAAATCGGTCTGTATCGGTGTCTGTAGAATGAGTGTATACGTAGCCTAATGATAATTTCGTTTTTTGAGTTCCAAACTCTTTTTCAAAATCCAGTTGTGATTCTAAACCGTAAGATTCGACATTGTTGGTATTAACAGGCGACCAATATCCGTTAGAAGTTGGCAGCCATCTAATCATATCTTTAATTTTCATGTAATACGGAGTAAGGTTTAATTTGAAATTTCCGTATTTGAAATTATTTCCTAATTCTGCCTGATGAGAAACTTCTGGTTTTAAATCCAAATTCCCGCCAGGTTGCCAGTAAAGATCATTGAAAGAAGGATATCTGAAATTTTTAGAAACATTTAAAGCAAAAGAATACCAGTCGGTAACATTCATTTTTCCGGAAAAAGAATAGAGAATTGGAGTTACGATCTCTTCAACAAAATCTTTTTTAACACCTGCTTCAAAATTGAATTTCTGAGTCGGATTCCATCTTAATAATCCCGCAACTGAACCTGCATTTCTGCTGACATCAGTAATTCCAGACTGATAACCTTCGCCTTTATCGAAATGGTATTCTGAAATTAAATTGAATGCCCAATGATTATTCAAGAAATAATTGAAATCATTTTTAGCCAAATAAGTTTCGCCAGATCCGCCACTGCTTTTCGGTTGACTGATATTATCAAAATATTGAAAATCATCCTGAAGGTAAGCAACTTTAAAACTATTATTTATTTTTTTTGAATTGAAATCCCAGGCAAGCAAACTTCTAAAAGTATTACTTAGATATTTAGTTTTCGTCCCAAATTCGGAAGTAGGATAATGTTGTTCACCATCGTAAATCTGCGTTTGCCAATACAATCTGTTTTGAGAATCAATTTTATAAGCCGCTCCTAAATTGAAAGTTCGGTTGTCATATTCACCATTTAAGTTTGCGTAATTTTTTTCCGGAACTTCATAATCATTATCGCTTTTAACAACATTCCCCGAAACTTTTACTGATAATTTATCGTCGCTATAAGAAGTCTTTAGAAAAGAATTGAAAGTATTATATGAACCACCTTCCAGAAATAAAGTCGAGTGAAAACCTTTATTAAAGGAAAGTTCATTGTTTAAATGAATCGTTCCACCGATGGCTCCACTTCCATAAATTATGCTTCCGCCGCCCGATTTTACTTCAAGTTGGTCGTAACCTAAAAGGTTTAAATTATTGACATCGCCTTGTCCTAAAAAAACAGAATTGATATTAATTCCATTCCAGACAAAAGCAGTTTGTTGTGCGGTTGTTCCACGGAAAGATGGTGAGGAAACCATTCCACGGCCATTTTCTTTAATGTAAACTGGAGATTGAAAACGCAGAACTTCCGAAAGATTCGTGGTGTT is a window from the Kaistella flava (ex Peng et al. 2021) genome containing:
- a CDS encoding T9SS C-terminal target domain-containing protein — encoded protein: MKKNLLTIGFLTLTLSLSAQVVCHVDSDGIFYVGENALVYNGGGVQTKGNGIYDIKGNVMVVGGTGGSGLRTYTTSGGNKTDGGNFILRFNNPADIAESTYGQLYIQGLTQGNITAIVNKEFLAKKHGTYQQIAMPFSNKLISSLSTEFGKTFNNTRRSQNEVLVYNNRDVVADNLNISSTTPKNTSYFMLGSKNFDSGAPTSGSVYTIKGVPYANGVIETLTDAGLNTPFGTNGNGINAYNEKYNSYLQDNWDYLTNTSAPWSVPTFGRNIYQFGNPYLTNLDLKFIGITEAGTTNDGNELVQIRGIRFDSGNVVSDANGATYDTNAQFVNFTDPGNMPIGDVGVVIKPMQVFVIKLATNDEDATERQLNFDGLRRFKMTARQGGTDYSVTAAKGTTQVSSGTVKQLGIIALDANGEELARTYYVVYPTAISGKTSNHTVQTTLGSGSIIGTYEEDAINGGYDMNLINTYWLYINEANETDFYGKAIPLALYSGSIKSLKFEIRENTELIDNNVHALSSGTGFYYKGNNGVVAEIAQNQIIPVTGDEYSLYYGNSITLGTGSSSKPSRTQVVYSQSTDNFLVRFDPDWKKADINVYDMSGKQIISQKGVSAGKDFDIVLPKSNAAYIVTAVSEKGEKISSKIVR
- a CDS encoding TlpA family protein disulfide reductase, producing the protein MKKIIFILSVLAANSYEAQFKINVEAPSSFTPKEVYLYTLNGSKDVLNGKELKKGNSWQISVDKPYTGMMKLYFPENNASINFISENKDVKMKFETEKDKIVNIDYLDEANHVMNEMQDVQKKKEFILPALYQIQEYYKTKSDFATALNNEVLRLSKATPDLSKFPFVTYYSTNYNKFLEKSAKNSVVTHDEIISFLTKSNEMLESSSLLRPVLVAYLNAGSSATLGADVDKLLKAVNVETPRGQTVLSELIEIFDTYGMQDMKDKYLTEAKSLKCTINERLTNTIATNVNTEIGATFPNYVFNRVTNTKAKSLYDVKADKKVIVFWASTCSHCESELPKLIEKYNAVKAIKGEVIAFSLDNDAVPYGNKVKMLPWINDSELKGWNSSFADTYNVKATPTYYILDSNNKIIAKPDHAADVISYLKLN
- the clpX gene encoding ATP-dependent Clp protease ATP-binding subunit ClpX — protein: MNSNQCSFCGKKRNEVQMLISGNNGFICEECIEQAHGIVKETSASHSSSPAETIEDLKKPKEIKEFLDQYVIGQDQAKKQLSVAVYNHYKRLLHAKDENREVEIEKSNVIMIGETGTGKTLLAKSIARELNVPFCIVDATILTEAGYVGEDVESILSRLLMVADYDVEKAEKGIVFIDEIDKIARKSDNPSITRDVSGEGVQQGLLKLLEGSIVNVPPQGGRKHPDQKYIQVNTQNILFIAGGAFDGIKEIIERRLNKQAIGFSAEKLNKVEEEEYILSQLNAIDLRKFGLIPELLGRFPIITYLDKLTKETMIRIMKEPKNSIVNQFVELFKMDGVELKFTDDGLESIVEETMDKGLGARGLRGTTEKVLEDYMFNIAAQKKVVINRKNTHF
- a CDS encoding DUF3810 domain-containing protein, giving the protein MLIKKSCTYSKKRFWAGLLLAQFLLFLILSKVNYAIKVFESFFEIQKRIHQQIFFKIPFSVGDVFYILLIIIFLFFIYKIIKKSSRKSYSLKLLILLNILYFTYQLFWGMLYFQKPILEKLPEKEINVEEVKALALDYLELCKQTRTLVREDHNGVFIISNTTLIKAEILRNQMKLPFHLNNKKGTGILAFKSSLFKPIMSYTGILGYYNPFTAEAQYNSTLPSTYIPFTLSHESAHQLGYAKEQEANFIGFLIGKDSKNTDLKYSTEYFVLKSLVNYLVDKDEEFVKNILEHYSPEMKRDRLAEKVFIKKHEGLLDVFFGFTNDLFLKSNQQDGSITYSYFIDLLIRYQ
- a CDS encoding signal peptidase — translated: MKFLYRSFLILFLILGSLMYADSGPVGPPSPPPGGGNNGGGTSGPGGLASPIDMYIYILAIAAILFIVLYAKKVQNKQTV